In Magnolia sinica isolate HGM2019 chromosome 12, MsV1, whole genome shotgun sequence, a single genomic region encodes these proteins:
- the LOC131221460 gene encoding transcription factor MYB1-like, giving the protein MGREFKGRLGVRKGSWTREEDFLLRKCIEKYGEGKWNLVPQRAGLNRCRKSCRLRWFNYLTPNIKRGEFGADEIDLIIRLHKLLGNRWTLIAGRIPGRTANDIKNYWNSHLSKKVKKVTFHDNQETAKDSEVLKPKPSRLSKSLISSGNLEASRKQEEGGEPLLDPDNDAIWWKGLFQKGGENWLLGNGDAMGEPIFLPTIDDGVAEGIKDEDGAFVVDRQEWDDPMLDPSLWLQLEGHCLVDT; this is encoded by the exons atGGGGCGAGAATTCAAGGGCCGGTTAGGAGTTCGAAAGGGTTCATGGACTCGAGAAGAAGATTTTCTGCTAAGGAAATGCATTGAGAAGTATGGAGAAGGGAAGTGGAATCTAGTTCCTCAGAGGGCAG GCCTCAATCGATGTCGCAAGAGCTGCAGATTGAGATGGTTTAACTATCTCACTCCAAACATTAAGCGTGGAGAGTTTGGTGCAGATGAAATTGATCTCATCATCAGGCTTCATAAGCTTTTGGGTAATAG atGGACGCTGATTGCAGGTAGAATTCCAGGAAGGACAGCCAATGACATAAAGAACTATTGGAACTCACATTTGAGTAAAAAGGTTAAAAAGGTTACTTTCCATGATAACCAGGAGACTGCAAAAGATTCCGAAGTCCTAAAGCCAAAGCCTAGTAGACTCTCCAAGAGTTTGATTAGTTCTGGGAATCTTGAAGCCTCTAGAAAACAAGAAGAGGGTGGCGAGCCACTGTTGGATCCAGACAATGATGCAATATGGTGGAAAGGTTTGTTCCAAAAGGGAGGAGAGAATTGGCTCTTAGGAAATGGAGATGCAATGGGAGAGCCAATATTTCTTCCTACCATTGACGATGGAGTCGCTGAAGGAATAAAAGATGAAGATGGTGCTTTTGTGGTGGACCGTCAAGAATGGGACGACCCGATGTTGGATCCAAGCCTTTGGTTGCAATTGGAAGGCCACTGTTTGGTTGACACTTAA